A stretch of the Pseudorasbora parva isolate DD20220531a chromosome 13, ASM2467924v1, whole genome shotgun sequence genome encodes the following:
- the LOC137039318 gene encoding uncharacterized protein, with product MSMAHMMGERGDSGRSRSRRAASSQTAGQEIWRLCSDDRDLLPDLTQIQAIPRCLAPPSLSEFSVSVSTGQADRRKMAWQSGSQQSSDDDEHPLNSTSSKCSCMDSGHSRSRSGSDSFDWSCPPLPGQVPVEPTGTSNGRNVQGAMEASPLNKTSTGQADRTLQSGSQQSSDDDEHPFSSSSSSSKCSCIGHFGSRRTASTDSSLGIMSSLSLSSRGSFNVIWRWSGDGLDSRSEQGRSDSFDWSCPPLPGQVPVEPTGTSNGRNVQGAMEASPLNKTSTGQADRTLQSGSQQSSDDDEHPFSSSSSSSKCSCIGHFGSRRTASTDSSLGIMSSLSLSSRGSFNVIWRWSGDGLDSRSEQGRSDSFDWSCPPLPSPVPVEPTGTSNGRNVQGAMEASPLNKTSTENPPGCGKWKRIRSFFTRVWKALKSPVCCCLSSAVDVVEPFSPDPEPSSSASDHSAVKPNDESFESLYNVGEMLGSGGFGSVYKGTRKSDGKKVAIKQLSKIENNRYLYIPGHPKPLVTEVALLLMMRRKPISPLIIQLYEWFEHPGKFTLVMEFPEPCMSLRDYIVRKPVLYEPTARFIMRQALLAVQVCIEHGVFHNDIHAQNFLVNERTLELKLIDFGCGQLFSNDGYESKTYIGLPYYYPPEILTEPRFHAIPANVWALGVLLYTMVHVSHPFANSKEIRRAKIPFMYYNLSKRNNILAVLGGGLELET from the exons ATGTCGATGGCTCACATGATGGGTGAAAGAGGAG ACTCAGGCCGCTCTAGATCCAGAAGAGCTGCTTCCTCTCAGACGGCTGGTCAGGAGATTTGGAGACTCTGTTCTGATGACCGCGATCTGCTGCCAGACCTGACCCAGATCCAGGCGATTCCAAGATGTTTAGCACCTCCGTCTCTGTCtgagttttctgtttctgtgtccACAGGTCAGGCGGACAGGAGAAAGAtggcgtggcagagcggcagCCAGCAGAGCTCAGATGATGATGAACATCCCCTCAATTCAACTTCATCTAAATGCTCTTGCATGG ACTCAGGTCACTCCAGATCCAGGAGTGGATCGGACAGCTTTGATTGGTCGTGCCCTCCGCTGCCAGGTCAAGTTCCTGTCGAGCCAACGGGGACTTCTAATGGCCGAAATGTTCAGGGTGCCATGGAGGCTTCTCCCCTGAACAAGACCTCAACAG GTCAGGCTGACAGGACGCTGCAGAGCGGCAGCCAACAGAGCTCAGATGATGATGAACATCCATTctcctcatcttcatcttcatctaaaTGCTCTTGCATTG GCCATTTCGGATCCAGAAGAACTGCTTCCACAGATTCTTCGCTGGGCATCATGTCATCCTTGTCCCTGAGCAGCAGAGGCTCATTCAACGTCATTTGGAGGTGGAGTGGCGATGGATTGGACAgccgaagcgaacagggcaGGTCTGACAGCTTTGATTGGTCGTGCCCTCCGCTGCCAGGTCAAGTTCCTGTCGAGCCAACGGGGACTTCTAATGGCCGAAATGTTCAGGGTGCCATGGAGGCTTCTCCCCTGAACAAGACCTCAACAG GTCAGGCTGACAGGACGCTGCAGAGCGGCAGCCAACAGAGCTCAGATGATGATGAACATCCATTctcctcatcttcatcttcatctaaaTGCTCTTGCATTG GCCATTTCGGATCCAGAAGAACTGCTTCCACAGATTCTTCGCTGGGCATCATGTCATCCTTGTCCCTGAGCAGCAGAGGCTCATTCAACGTCATTTGGAGGTGGAGTGGCGATGGATTGGACAGCAGAAGCGAACAGGGCAGGTCTGACAGCTTTGATTGGTCATGCCCTCCGCTGCCAAGTCCAGTTCCTGTCGAGCCAACGGGGACTTCTAATGGCCGAAATGTTCAGGGTGCCATGGAGGCTTCTCCCCTGAACAAGACCTCAACAG AAAATCCTCCAGGATGTGGGAAATGGAAAAGAATTCGTTCTTTCTTCACGAGGGTATGGAAGGCTCTGAAGAGTCCTGTCTGCTGCTGTCTCAGTAGTGCTGTGGATGTTGTGGAGCCTTTTTCCCCTGATCCTGAGCCATCATCATCTGCGTCAGATCACTCCGCCGTCAAGCCAAATGATG aGTCTTTTGAGTCTCTCTATAATGTGGGAGAGATGCTTGGATCCGGAGGATTTGGCAGCGTGTACAAGGGAACACGCAAATCTGATGGCAAAAAG GTTGCCATCAAGCAGTTAAGCAAGATTGAAAACAATCGTTATCTTTATATT CCTGGGCATCCCAAACCTCTCGTTACAGAAGTGgcgctgctgctgatgatgaggCGAAAACCCATAAGCCCGCTCATCATACAGCTATACGAGTGGTTTGAACATCCTGGAAAATTCACTCTTGTTATGGAGTTCCCCGAGCCTTGCATGAGCTTGCGGGACTACATCGTTCGTAAACCCGTCCTGTATGAACCCACAGCACGGTTCATCATGCGACAGGCTCTGCTGGCAGTACAGGTCTGCATCGAGCATGGTGTTTTTCATAATGACATTCATGCGCAGAATTTCCTCGTAAATGAAAGGACATTGGAGCTCAAGCTGATCGACTTTGGCTGCGGTCAGCTATTTAGTAATGATGGCTACGAGAGCAAAACATACATTG GACTGCCGTATTACTATCCACCTGAAATCTTAACAGAACCTCGTTTCCACGCCATACCAGCAAATGTCTGGGCTCTAGGAGTGCTGTTGTACACTATGGTGCACGTATCTCATCCTTTTGCCAATTCGAAAGAAATCAGACGAGCCAAAATTCCATTTATGTACTACAACTTATCCAAAA GAAACAACATACTTGCTGTCCTTGGTGGAGGGCTTGAGCTCGAGACTTGA